The segment GAAGAGCAATTTGCGGCGCTGATGGATTTGGCCAAGAAAGGTATTACGCGACTGGTCAGCCTGCAGCAGATGGCTGTAGCTTAACCCGGTCATGACCCCCTCCGCTATCCTCGAATCAGCGCTGTACGTCACCGACCTCGATGTTGCGGAAAAATTCTACACCGATGTGCTTGGGCTCGATCTGCTGGGCAAGGTCGACGGCAGGCATCTTTTCTTCCGTTGCGGGGACGGCGTGCTGCTTATCTTCAACGCCGAGGCGACCAAGGTGCCGCCGGCGCCCGATGCCAGGCTGAAAGTGCCGCCGCACGGCACGGTCGGCGACGGCCATCTCTGCTTTGCGGCGAGCGCGGACGAGATCGTGCGCTGGAGAGCGCATCTTGAGCGCAAGAAAATCGCCATCGAAAGCGAGTTCGAATGGCCGCAGGGTGGCCGCTCGATCTATATTCGCGACCCCTCCGGCAATTCGATCGAATTCGCAGAACCAAGAATCTGGGGCATCTGATGCATTCGCTTGATGGACATGAGATCGTTGTCGCCAGCCACAATGCCGGCAAATTGCGCGAATTCGCCGATCTGATGGCGCCGTTCGGAATAGAAGCGAAGTCGGCCAAGGACTATGGCCTGCCGGAGCCGGACGAGACCGGCACCACCTTCGAGGAGAACGCCTATATCAAAGCTGTTGCCGCCGCCAAGGCGACGGGTCTGCCGGCATTGTCGGACGATTCCGGCCTGTGTGTCGATGCGCTAAGCGGAGCGCCCGGCGTCTACACCGCCAACTGGGCCGAGGCGCCGGACGGGTCCCGCGACTTCGGCATGGCGATGCAGCGAGCCGAAGTGGCGTTGCAGGAAGTCGGCGCGGTTGATCCTGCGCAGCGCAAGGGTCGCTTCGTCGCCGTCATCTGCCTGGCCTTTCCCGACGGCGCGGCCGAATATTTCCGCGGTGAGGTCGGGGGCACGCTGATATGGCCGCCGCGCGGCGAACTCGGCTTCGGCTACGACCCGGTGTTCGTGCCGGACGGTTTCGAAAAGACCTTCGGCGAGATGACCGCAGAGGAGAAACATGGCTGGAAGCCTGGCCAGCCGACGGCATTGTCGCATCGGGCTCGCGCCTTCCAGAAATTCGCGCTGGCCAGACTGGATTTGGCGCGATCGACCGTGAAATGACCATGCTGCTCGACCGCAGCCCCGGTTTCGGCGTCTACGTTCACTGGCCGTTCTGCGCGGCCAAGTGCCCCTATTGCGACTTCAACAGCCATGTCCGCCACCAGCCGGTCGATCAGGAGCGGTTTGCACGCGCCTTCGAGACCGAGCTTGCGACGATGCGCAACCGCACCGGACCGCGCGAGGTGACCAGCATTTTTCTCGGCGGCGGCACGCCATCGCTGATGAAGCCGCAAACCGTGGCGACGGTGCTGGACGCGGTGGCGAAGAACTGGACAGTGCCCGCCGGCATCGAGGTGACGCTGGAAGCCAACCCGTCTTCGGTCGAGGCCGAGCGCTTTCGCGGCTACCGGGCGGCAGGCGTCAACCGGGTGTCGCTCGGCGTGCAGGCGCTGAACGACAAGGATCTGCGCTTCCTCGGCCGACTGCACAGTGTCGATGAAGCGCTGCATGCAATCGGTCTGGCGCGTGAGATTTTCCCGCGGCTGTCGTTCGACCTGATCTACGCACGGCCCGGCCAGACAGCGGAAGCGTGGCAGGCGGAGCTCGAGCAGGCGATCGGCCACGCCGCCGACCACCTGTCGCTCTACCAGCTGACCATCGAGGAAGGCACGCCGTTCCACGCACTGCATGCGGCCAGGAAATTCGCTATCCCCGACAATGACCATGCCGCCGATCTCTACGCGTTGACGCAGGAGATCACCGCGGCGCATGGGCTGCCGGCCTACGAGATTTCCAACCACGCCAGATCAGGCGCCGAAAGCCGGCACAATCTCACCTATTGGCGCTATGGCGAATATGTCGGCGTCGGTCCCGGCGCGCATGGCCGCTTCGTCGAAAACGGCCGACGCGTGGTGACGATCGCCGAAAGAATGCCGGAAACCTGGGCCAATCTGGTCGAGGCCAAGGGCCATGGCGTCACCGGCGGCGAGATCTTGACGCGCTCGGAAGAGGCAGACGAGTTCCTGTTGATGGGGCTGAGGCTGGCCGAGGGCATCGACCTCTCACGCTACGAAGCGTTTTCCGGCCGCGGCCTGTCGACGGCGCGGCTGTCGGTGCTGCAGGGCGAGGGACTGGTGGCGCCGATCGGCAACGCCCGCCTGCGCGCCACGCCGGCCGGCATGATCGTGCTCGACGCGGTGGTGGCGGATTTGGCGCGGTAAAGCATCGGATCAGGAGCCGCTGGCGCGCCTATTTCAGGCTGAATACCTCGATCGTCTCGGCGCGCCCTTTGACCTCGTGATAGCCGCAGGACCTGAAATAATGTCTGCCTTCAGGCCAGTGCTCGACGAATTGGGCGCTGACCAACAGCGGCTTGTCCAGTTTTCGCGTCAATCCCTCAATACGAAAGGCCAAATTCACGGCATCGCCCAGCGCGGTGTTGATGCCTTTGCCCATGGCGCCGATAGCAACTTCACCGACATGAAGGCCAATGCGGCAGTCGAGTACGATGTCGTGTTGTTCCCTGACCAGTACTCGGGTCGGCGACGTAGCCGCGTCTTCCGCAGCGCGCAGCGCCTGGGCAGCCTGAACCGCACAGACACAGACATCCGCTGCGGTCCCGTGCCAATAAGCAAATACACAATCACCGATGAATTTGTCGATCGAGGCACCGTAGTGCTTCAAGATCACATTGCAGTCCATATACCACTCGGCCAGGAGGGCGGCCACCTGTTCCGGCGATAGCCTTGCGCTAATTCCGGTAAACCCCTTCAAATCAGCAACGAACAGGGTGGCCGGCCGGCTCTTGGGGGCTGCCGGCTTGCCCCATTGCGTTTTTGTGTTCGCCGCTGGCGAATCCAGATCGGGGGCAGTCGTGCCCTGTTCGAAAAGAAAAATCGATCTGCCGAACTGGACGCGATCGCCGGTGTGCAGCACACGCGCGGTTGTCAGCGCCACGTCATTCACATAGCTGCCATTGGCACTGCCGACATCAACAACCCAGTAGTTCGCGCCGTCGCGCCGGATCGTTGCATGCTGGCGCGAAACTTCCCCGTCTGCCAGGCGTATGGTGGCATTTTCGCCACGACCAATCAGGTTGAAATCTCCCAGCTCATAGGCCTCTCTGTTGCTCAGTTCGGTTAAAATTGCCGACATAGTCCTCTCCCGTACGCTCAATCGCGCACGCAGGACCAATACTAACACGGAGCGTTGCGAACAGAGACTGGCGGTCCATCATACAAAAGGAGTTGGTGAAGACGTCCTCTTCGTCTGCAGCCAGAACCGCTTGCGCAGGTCTGGTGCGTCTGCTGGAGCGCGCCTCGTAGTATCTGGCGAATAATGCGGCCGAGCGTTTCCCCATGCTTTTGAGAGAAGTGTCTCGGGCCAATCGCCAGGGTTGCGGTAGTCAGGCGTCGTGCCTGGGGCGGCGCTTGGCGTGATCTTTCTCGGCGTCCGCCTCACCGTCGCGAGCCGGCTTGGCCTCACCCTTGTCGCGGCGGGCGCGGTATCGATCGCTTGTCGGATGTGGGGACGCTCCGTTGCGGGAGCTTTTCGTTTCAAGGCGGGTGATGAAAATGTCGAAGCGATTGGGCATCGTCTGGTCAGTGCTCCATCGTGCTGCCGGTGCCGGTCGAGGGCTCGATTTCCAGCTTGGTTGCCTTTGACCGACGGCGCTTCCGCGGCTTTTCAGCCAAGCCGGCGCCGGCTTTGGCAGGCAGACTCTTGTCCGTTCGCGCGGCAAAGCGCTTGCGGCCTGCATAGTAAGGTTCGAAAACGTCCTGTATCTTGAGGCTGTCCATCCTGCTCCTCCCGAGATCAGGCATAAATCCGCCGGGCACGGTTTCGTTCCGTACTGTGGCGAAGGCATGACGGCCGCGTCACTCCGGCATGGGTTTTGCAACCCGGCGTGAGCCGTGCCAAACAGGGCCGAATGCATTCAAGGTCAGAGCCTGACGGGGGACACAAGTGACCGGCGAGTCGGCAAAACGCAGCTACGTGATCGGCCAGACCGAGATATCGGCCCGGCCGCTCGAGCCGGCGCTCTACCTGGTGGCGACGCCGATCGGCAATCTCGCCGACATCACATTACGCGCGCTTGAAACGCTCGCCGCCGCCGACATCGTCGCCTGCGAGGACACGCGTGTCAGCCGCGTGCTGCTCGACCGCTACGGCATTCGCCGCCGCACCACGGCCTATCATGAGCACAATGCCGGCGAGGCCGGCCCAAAACTGATCGCAGCCTTGCTGGCGGGGCAGAGCGTGGCGCTGATCTCGGACGCCGGCACGCCGCTGATTTCCGATCCGGGCTACCGACTGGTCGGCGAAGCGCTCGACCAGGGCATTCGCGTCGTGCCGATCCCCGGCCCGTCGGCGCCACTCGCGGCGCTGACCGCCTCCGGACTGCCTTCCGACGCCTTCCTGTTCGCCGGCTTCCTGCCAGTGAAGACCGGCCAGCGGCTGACGCGGCTGGAAGCGCTGAAGGCGGTGCCGG is part of the Mesorhizobium sp. L-2-11 genome and harbors:
- the rdgB gene encoding RdgB/HAM1 family non-canonical purine NTP pyrophosphatase, which produces MHSLDGHEIVVASHNAGKLREFADLMAPFGIEAKSAKDYGLPEPDETGTTFEENAYIKAVAAAKATGLPALSDDSGLCVDALSGAPGVYTANWAEAPDGSRDFGMAMQRAEVALQEVGAVDPAQRKGRFVAVICLAFPDGAAEYFRGEVGGTLIWPPRGELGFGYDPVFVPDGFEKTFGEMTAEEKHGWKPGQPTALSHRARAFQKFALARLDLARSTVK
- a CDS encoding adenylate/guanylate cyclase domain-containing protein; this translates as MSAILTELSNREAYELGDFNLIGRGENATIRLADGEVSRQHATIRRDGANYWVVDVGSANGSYVNDVALTTARVLHTGDRVQFGRSIFLFEQGTTAPDLDSPAANTKTQWGKPAAPKSRPATLFVADLKGFTGISARLSPEQVAALLAEWYMDCNVILKHYGASIDKFIGDCVFAYWHGTAADVCVCAVQAAQALRAAEDAATSPTRVLVREQHDIVLDCRIGLHVGEVAIGAMGKGINTALGDAVNLAFRIEGLTRKLDKPLLVSAQFVEHWPEGRHYFRSCGYHEVKGRAETIEVFSLK
- the rsmI gene encoding 16S rRNA (cytidine(1402)-2'-O)-methyltransferase, translated to MTGESAKRSYVIGQTEISARPLEPALYLVATPIGNLADITLRALETLAAADIVACEDTRVSRVLLDRYGIRRRTTAYHEHNAGEAGPKLIAALLAGQSVALISDAGTPLISDPGYRLVGEALDQGIRVVPIPGPSAPLAALTASGLPSDAFLFAGFLPVKTGQRLTRLEALKAVPATLIFFESPRRLTETLSAMVEALGGARKAAIGRELTKAFEEIRTGTLQSLADHYAAADTPKGEIVICVGPADATADEPADIDRLLLSLAAEMPASKAAAEAARMTGGQKQALYRRLLELKDIGTRGDTGNKGDTGKDGDG
- the hemW gene encoding radical SAM family heme chaperone HemW translates to MTMLLDRSPGFGVYVHWPFCAAKCPYCDFNSHVRHQPVDQERFARAFETELATMRNRTGPREVTSIFLGGGTPSLMKPQTVATVLDAVAKNWTVPAGIEVTLEANPSSVEAERFRGYRAAGVNRVSLGVQALNDKDLRFLGRLHSVDEALHAIGLAREIFPRLSFDLIYARPGQTAEAWQAELEQAIGHAADHLSLYQLTIEEGTPFHALHAARKFAIPDNDHAADLYALTQEITAAHGLPAYEISNHARSGAESRHNLTYWRYGEYVGVGPGAHGRFVENGRRVVTIAERMPETWANLVEAKGHGVTGGEILTRSEEADEFLLMGLRLAEGIDLSRYEAFSGRGLSTARLSVLQGEGLVAPIGNARLRATPAGMIVLDAVVADLAR
- a CDS encoding VOC family protein codes for the protein MTPSAILESALYVTDLDVAEKFYTDVLGLDLLGKVDGRHLFFRCGDGVLLIFNAEATKVPPAPDARLKVPPHGTVGDGHLCFAASADEIVRWRAHLERKKIAIESEFEWPQGGRSIYIRDPSGNSIEFAEPRIWGI